From a single Pseudoalteromonas nigrifaciens genomic region:
- a CDS encoding sensor domain-containing protein, with the protein MITIIIKISLLLALLVASHSLYALEATFNLNLNTVAVTASAIIVLVLCYMLTVIYKLKRSRYQLMLSEQRLKSTVEGSGDTLWDWNIKTGKVLRINDKYLMDSILSTEFPPNKSLIHPSDITQVEYLLKKHFAQQTPFFEATYRIKDHFGGWLWVLDRGKIIEKDTNLSPLRMTGTVRDISQLKLTEERLNLFAKCVESLTDALAIYDKNFKLVDINPSFLTLFGGVREQYLKKDFNLPGYDKSYINTIKKTVYQRDSLQQEVKLRNSAHVLLPIEISIDEIRNDQNQITNYVVVYSDLTERKKAESQLHNLSNRDRTTNLPNRNLFFTDLQKLGQLNSHHALLVFDLDNFKKINDSLGHQLGDSLLAKLAMRLNKLTRENDVFYRLGGDEFALVMSDTNDIYTITRTAKQFLAAIATPFKMAGHELAITSSVGIVLFPEDGNTPELLLKNADTAMYHAKKKGNSYLFFNDTMNREAVKRLQIENLMRFGLKENHFAVYYQPKMNIHTGKLVGMEALVRFITPKKGIISPGVFIPIAEETGQIIEIGEVVLNKACRDVKEWLDAGLFNGRVAVNLSAKQFSLPDLTTRIDVILQKNALPSYFLELEITEGTVMDDPKDAIAIMCSLSARGIHLAMDDFGTGYSSLAYLKQFPLNTLKVDKAFIDDMKNERGRNMVDSIVTIAHNLDLHVVAEGVEQASQIEILKQLNCETVQGYYYSKPLSKDEFTEFLKLQHSKSVPSLISQIKKVAVTN; encoded by the coding sequence ATGATCACAATAATAATAAAAATAAGCTTACTATTAGCCCTATTAGTTGCCTCGCATAGCCTATATGCCTTAGAGGCAACTTTTAACTTAAATTTAAATACCGTTGCAGTTACGGCAAGCGCAATAATTGTGCTTGTTTTATGCTACATGCTAACGGTTATATATAAACTTAAGCGCTCGCGCTATCAACTTATGCTTTCTGAACAACGCTTAAAAAGCACTGTTGAAGGCAGTGGCGATACCCTTTGGGATTGGAATATAAAAACCGGTAAAGTACTTCGTATTAACGATAAGTACTTAATGGATTCAATATTATCAACAGAGTTTCCACCTAATAAAAGCCTTATTCACCCAAGCGACATTACCCAAGTAGAATATTTACTTAAAAAACACTTTGCTCAGCAAACTCCTTTTTTTGAAGCGACTTATCGGATTAAAGATCATTTTGGCGGCTGGCTCTGGGTACTCGATCGCGGCAAAATAATAGAAAAAGACACCAACCTTAGTCCCTTACGCATGACAGGCACAGTGCGCGACATTTCACAATTAAAGCTAACCGAAGAGCGCTTAAACCTTTTTGCAAAATGCGTTGAATCGCTAACCGATGCCCTGGCTATTTACGATAAAAACTTTAAGTTAGTGGATATTAACCCCAGCTTTTTAACCTTATTTGGTGGCGTGCGCGAGCAGTACCTTAAAAAAGATTTTAATTTGCCCGGCTACGATAAAAGTTACATTAACACCATTAAAAAAACCGTATACCAGCGAGATAGCCTGCAACAAGAAGTTAAATTACGCAATAGTGCACATGTTTTATTACCCATAGAAATTTCGATTGATGAAATTAGAAATGATCAAAACCAAATAACTAACTATGTCGTTGTATACTCTGATTTAACCGAGCGTAAAAAAGCCGAATCGCAACTGCATAACCTCTCCAATAGAGACCGCACCACCAACCTGCCTAACCGTAATTTGTTTTTTACCGACTTACAAAAATTAGGGCAACTAAACTCGCACCATGCTTTGTTAGTTTTCGACTTAGATAACTTTAAAAAAATAAATGACTCTTTAGGGCACCAACTAGGTGACAGCTTATTAGCTAAACTCGCTATGCGGCTAAATAAACTCACTCGCGAAAATGACGTGTTTTATCGTTTAGGCGGCGATGAGTTTGCACTGGTAATGTCTGATACTAACGACATATATACTATTACCCGCACCGCTAAACAGTTTTTAGCGGCTATTGCTACGCCTTTTAAAATGGCCGGACATGAGCTTGCCATTACCTCAAGCGTTGGCATTGTGTTGTTCCCTGAAGATGGTAATACCCCAGAGCTACTATTAAAAAATGCCGACACAGCTATGTACCACGCTAAAAAGAAAGGTAATAGTTATCTGTTTTTTAATGACACCATGAACCGTGAAGCCGTAAAGCGCCTGCAAATAGAAAACCTAATGCGCTTTGGTTTAAAAGAAAATCATTTTGCCGTGTATTACCAACCAAAAATGAATATTCATACCGGTAAACTTGTGGGAATGGAGGCATTAGTACGCTTTATCACGCCTAAAAAAGGTATTATTAGCCCGGGTGTTTTTATCCCAATAGCAGAAGAAACAGGGCAAATAATAGAAATTGGTGAAGTGGTTTTAAATAAAGCCTGTCGCGATGTAAAAGAGTGGCTTGATGCGGGCTTATTTAATGGCAGAGTTGCTGTGAATTTATCGGCAAAGCAATTTAGTTTACCCGACCTAACAACACGTATTGATGTGATTTTACAAAAAAATGCATTGCCCTCTTACTTTTTAGAGCTAGAAATTACCGAAGGCACGGTAATGGACGACCCTAAAGATGCTATCGCAATAATGTGCTCACTCAGCGCCCGAGGTATTCATTTAGCAATGGACGACTTTGGTACCGGCTACTCTTCGCTGGCCTATTTAAAGCAGTTTCCGCTTAATACGCTTAAAGTTGATAAAGCCTTTATCGATGACATGAAAAACGAGCGCGGCCGCAATATGGTCGACTCAATTGTTACTATTGCCCATAACCTTGACCTACATGTGGTTGCAGAGGGCGTAGAGCAAGCGTCGCAAATAGAAATACTCAAACAATTAAACTGTGAAACAGTACAAGGCTACTATTACTCTAAGCCGCTATCAAAAGATGAGTTTACCGAATTTTTAAAACTCCAGCACAGCAAGTCTGTACCTAGTTTAATTAGCCAGATTAAAAAAGTAGCTGTCACTAATTAA